Proteins from a genomic interval of Gammaproteobacteria bacterium:
- a CDS encoding antibiotic biosynthesis monooxygenase has protein sequence MIKVLIERTLKPGCWDSFQTAIRQARLKADSVEGFIAGELLQDLSNPNETLVISAWKEERFWEQWLNSPEREKLNQTIADLLDGPERIKMYR, from the coding sequence ATGATTAAAGTCCTGATTGAAAGAACATTAAAACCTGGTTGTTGGGATAGCTTTCAAACAGCCATTCGGCAAGCGCGTCTCAAAGCCGACTCTGTCGAAGGGTTTATTGCCGGCGAATTACTGCAAGATCTTTCGAACCCCAATGAAACCCTTGTCATTTCCGCATGGAAAGAGGAACGTTTTTGGGAACAGTGGCTCAATAGTCCGGAAAGAGAGAAGCTCAACCAAACCATTGCCGATCTACTCGACGGACCTGAACGCATCAAAATGTATCGTTAA
- a CDS encoding Rsd/AlgQ family anti-sigma factor produces MYTKSIDSLVEYSGKDPAIDRWLMHRQWVLAGFYELSKKVNHAQVDASQVRYWCQELMDYLSAGHFRIFADLHSAGSETRSRYTHLVNTTDRLVVLQESLLTSGDDVTVIKQLLSEIGETLATQLEVEDELIRSKITTNA; encoded by the coding sequence GTGTACACCAAGTCCATTGACTCATTGGTTGAATATTCGGGAAAGGACCCGGCCATTGACCGCTGGCTCATGCACCGACAATGGGTTTTGGCCGGTTTCTATGAGTTGTCCAAAAAAGTCAATCATGCACAAGTCGATGCATCACAAGTCCGCTACTGGTGCCAAGAACTTATGGATTATCTCAGTGCTGGCCACTTTCGCATTTTTGCCGACCTGCATTCGGCTGGAAGTGAAACACGGTCTCGCTATACACACCTCGTAAACACCACCGACCGTCTAGTCGTTTTGCAGGAATCACTGCTCACATCTGGAGACGATGTAACGGTCATAAAGCAACTTCTGTCAGAGATTGGTGAAACACTGGCCACGCAACTTGAAGTTGAAGACGAATTAATTCGCTCAAAGATCACAACAAACGCGTAA